A single Elephas maximus indicus isolate mEleMax1 chromosome 2, mEleMax1 primary haplotype, whole genome shotgun sequence DNA region contains:
- the GPX3 gene encoding glutathione peroxidase 3 has translation MARLLRASCLLSLLLAGFVPPSWGQEKSKTDCHGGMSGTIYEYGALTIDGEEYIPFKQYAGKYILFVNVASYUGLTGQYIELNALQEELAPFGLVILGFPCNQFGKQEPGENSEILASLKYVRPGGGFVPNFQLFEKGDVNGEKEQKFYTFLKNSCPPTSELMGSPGRLFWDPMKVHDIRWNFEKFLVGPDGLPVMRWYHRTTVNTVKIDILNYMRRQVALGAKK, from the exons ATGGCCCGGCTGCTGCGGGCATCCTGCCTTCTCTCCCTGCTCCTGGCTGGCTTCGTCCCGCCGAGCTGGGGTCAGGAGAAGTCGAAG ACTGACTGTCATGGCGGCATGAGCGGCACCATCTATGAGTACGGAGCCCTCACCATTGATGGGGAGGAGTACATCCCCTTTAAGCAGTATGCTGGCAAATACATCCTCTTTGTCAACGTGGCCAGCTACTGAGGCCTGACAGGCCAGTACATTG AACTGAATGCACTACAGGAAGAGCTTGCACCATTTGGTCTGGTCATTCTGGGCTTCCCTtgcaaccaatttggaaaacagGAACCAGGAGAGAACTCCGAGATCCTAGCCTCCCTCAA ATATGTCCGCCCAGGTGGAGGCTTTGTCCCCAACTTCCAGCTCTTCGAGAAAGGGGATGTGAACGGGGAGAAAGAGCAGAAGTTCTACACTTTCCTGAAG AACTCCTGTCCACCCACCTCAGAGCTCATGGGCTCACCTGGCCGCCTTTTCTGGGATCCCATGAAGGTCCATGACATCCGCTGGAACTTTGAGAAGTTCCTGGTGGGGCCAGATGGTCTGCCTGTCATGCGCTGGTACCACCGGACCACAGTCAACACCGTCAAGATAGACATCCTGAACTACATGAGGCGGCAGGTGGCCCTGGGGGCCAAGAAGTAA